The Spirosoma radiotolerans genome has a window encoding:
- a CDS encoding acyltransferase family protein: protein MQPTSTRAVWLDYLRSFVTLLVVAHHVALAYPTFAYFDAAQYIHSTAPIVDPQRWSGMDTFIGFNDLFFMPLMFLISGLFVYKGLNKKGSRAYLGDRFVRLGIPFLVAEAVLIPLAYWPSFYVATHSTNLMTFLKDYIIMQGWPVGPPWFIWLLFAFDGVAVLIFRSKPTFFVRAGHRLDRLSQHPTRFGAALYGFIALSLIPLSLWVGQYTWVGRWGPFDFQLNRVLFYLSFFLVGSCLGATDWQTYLFVDGKLVGKPWWQWLLASLVCYGLVVLVARVTTSQVKQGHLSPLQGYFLYDLAFVLSCLVSMSACLSFFKQGVVKPSRGWDNLSANAYGIYVVHYGFVTWLQFGLLAIHLPVLLKFSFIFVVALSLSWLTSQLLRQHAVFKQVL from the coding sequence ATGCAGCCTACCAGTACGCGAGCCGTCTGGCTTGACTATCTTCGGTCGTTCGTCACCCTGCTGGTTGTGGCCCATCATGTAGCGCTAGCCTACCCAACCTTTGCGTATTTTGATGCCGCTCAATATATCCACTCTACCGCCCCGATTGTTGATCCCCAACGGTGGAGCGGGATGGATACATTCATCGGTTTCAATGATTTGTTCTTTATGCCACTGATGTTTTTGATCAGTGGCTTGTTCGTCTATAAAGGGTTAAACAAAAAAGGAAGTAGGGCCTACTTAGGAGACCGCTTTGTTCGATTAGGTATTCCTTTTCTGGTAGCAGAAGCCGTTCTGATTCCACTGGCTTACTGGCCTTCCTTCTATGTGGCGACTCACTCTACCAATCTGATGACCTTCTTGAAGGACTATATCATCATGCAGGGTTGGCCCGTTGGTCCCCCTTGGTTCATTTGGCTGCTGTTCGCCTTTGATGGCGTGGCCGTGCTTATTTTTAGGAGCAAGCCTACGTTCTTTGTCAGGGCTGGTCATCGGTTAGATCGGCTAAGCCAACACCCAACCCGATTTGGAGCGGCTCTCTACGGATTTATTGCCCTGAGTTTGATTCCGCTGAGTTTGTGGGTCGGTCAATATACATGGGTAGGCCGGTGGGGACCCTTCGATTTTCAATTAAATAGGGTCTTGTTTTACCTGTCGTTTTTTCTAGTGGGAAGTTGTTTGGGCGCCACCGATTGGCAGACTTATTTATTTGTAGACGGTAAACTAGTCGGTAAACCCTGGTGGCAATGGCTACTAGCTAGTCTAGTCTGCTACGGGTTGGTCGTACTAGTGGCTCGGGTGACTACTAGCCAAGTCAAGCAAGGGCACTTGTCACCCTTACAGGGCTATTTTTTGTATGATCTGGCGTTCGTCCTGAGTTGTTTAGTGAGCATGAGTGCCTGTCTAAGTTTTTTTAAGCAAGGGGTAGTTAAACCGAGCCGTGGCTGGGATAATTTGTCAGCAAATGCGTATGGTATTTACGTGGTGCATTACGGCTTCGTGACCTGGCTACAATTTGGCTTGTTGGCCATCCATCTTCCTGTGCTGCTTAAATTTAGTTTTATTTTCGTCGTCGCTCTAAGCCTGAGTTGGCTAACGAGCCAGTTGTTGCGGCAGCATGCCGTCTTTAAACAAGTCTTATAA
- a CDS encoding sensor histidine kinase: MKLNINWLLPLALAAILPGLNFFSNANALIDGKLDFYGRWFSASVVLFVLWYLLLYTTNQSRRYRWELTAVIILAYIVLVYSLFSLFVFSHPEYIRWNLLVKFFFASLLFLIIQYALRASSSIAQLELEKEQMQSENYRVQLQQLRSKVDPHFLFNSLNTLRMMARKQHPSTEQFVISLSDFYRQTLKYNEASTVPLREELSVLKSYLFLMQTRNEGNLDVSFQIDGHLLNYLIPTLSLQIVAENCFKHNAMISANPLHISVSTSDDFYIVVSNLKLPKLSQSEKSGYGLDNIRQRYTLLNVTNGLLVHETDTHFAVKLKLI; the protein is encoded by the coding sequence ATGAAACTCAACATAAACTGGCTGCTTCCGCTGGCCCTGGCGGCCATTTTGCCGGGGCTTAATTTTTTCTCCAACGCCAACGCGTTGATCGACGGTAAACTGGATTTTTACGGCCGGTGGTTCTCCGCGTCGGTCGTGTTGTTTGTGCTCTGGTACCTGCTGCTGTATACCACAAACCAGAGCCGCCGATACCGATGGGAACTCACGGCGGTTATTATTCTGGCGTATATCGTACTGGTTTACAGTCTTTTCTCACTTTTTGTTTTTAGCCATCCCGAGTATATACGCTGGAATCTGCTGGTCAAATTCTTTTTTGCCAGTCTTCTTTTTCTCATCATTCAGTACGCCCTGCGAGCCAGTTCCAGCATTGCCCAACTGGAGTTAGAAAAAGAGCAGATGCAGAGCGAAAACTACCGGGTACAACTCCAGCAATTGCGAAGTAAGGTCGATCCGCACTTTCTGTTCAATTCCCTGAATACGCTGCGGATGATGGCCCGGAAGCAACACCCATCGACCGAGCAGTTTGTGATCAGTCTATCGGATTTTTATCGGCAAACGCTCAAATACAACGAAGCATCCACGGTTCCGTTGCGGGAGGAACTGAGTGTTCTTAAATCGTATCTGTTTCTAATGCAGACTCGTAATGAAGGCAACCTGGACGTATCGTTTCAGATCGATGGGCACTTACTGAATTACCTGATTCCCACCCTTTCCTTACAGATCGTCGCCGAAAACTGCTTCAAACACAACGCTATGATCTCGGCCAATCCATTGCATATCAGCGTCTCCACCAGCGACGATTTTTACATAGTGGTCAGCAATCTGAAACTACCGAAGCTGTCTCAATCGGAAAAGTCGGGTTACGGGCTGGATAATATCCGGCAACGCTATACCTTGCTGAACGTAACGAATGGCCTTCTCGTCCACGAAACCGACACCCATTTTGCCGTAAAACTGAAACTGATCTGA
- a CDS encoding beta-galactosidase, which translates to MKVLVSTLLLFVLGPFAFAQPVKTNSSLLFGVAYYDEYMPYERLEKDIAMMKEAGINVVRIAESTWSTMEPQEGVFDFSHIDRVLNAMHKAGIKVIVGTPTYAVPTWLVRKYPDVLAITAQGPNRYGARQNMDIANTHFRQHAEQAIRKLLVHVKDHPAIIGYQVDNETKAYNTAGPEVQKQFVAYMKTKFGTLEAINKAFGLDYWSNRINSWEDFPSMVGSINASQIAEFAKFQRKLVTDYLAWQTKIVNEYKRPGQFVTQNFDLEWRGYSYGIQPDVDHFAAAKALDVAGIDIYHPTQDALTGTEIAFGGDIARSMKVDASSGKNYLVIETEAQGFPEWLPYPGQLRLQAFSHLASGANMLEYWHWHSTHNAIETYWKGLLSHDFEPNPTYDEAKTIGKDFARLSPQLVNLKKTNQVAILFSNEAQTAFNAFKFGWYSQNNYNDILRPMYDALYRMNVGVDFIDPSSQNIEQYKLLVVPALYAAPDSLLQRLNRFVKNGGHIVYTFKSGFSDQNVKVRTTPQPGLISEALGITYTQFTIPQNVSLKGDPFGVGSDNNKVKGWMELVTPTTAKVLAYYDHPVWGKYAAVTENTFGKGLATYIGCWTDGAVTEKILADAVRKANLWGAAQLLHFPLITRQGTNEQGKTVHYLFNYSAKPGQLTYPFANGRELIKGETVPKNSVLDLAPWGVKIIEEQ; encoded by the coding sequence ATGAAAGTTTTAGTAAGCACTTTGCTTCTTTTCGTGCTTGGGCCATTTGCTTTTGCTCAGCCTGTAAAAACAAACAGTTCCCTGTTGTTCGGCGTCGCCTATTACGACGAATACATGCCTTACGAGCGACTGGAAAAAGATATCGCTATGATGAAGGAGGCCGGAATCAATGTCGTGCGCATTGCCGAATCGACCTGGAGCACAATGGAACCCCAGGAGGGCGTCTTTGACTTTTCGCACATCGACCGGGTGTTGAATGCCATGCACAAAGCGGGCATCAAGGTCATTGTGGGCACCCCAACCTACGCCGTACCGACCTGGCTCGTTCGTAAATACCCCGACGTGCTGGCTATCACCGCGCAAGGCCCTAACCGCTATGGTGCCCGCCAGAACATGGATATCGCCAACACTCACTTCCGGCAGCACGCCGAGCAGGCCATCCGTAAGCTGCTTGTGCACGTGAAAGACCACCCGGCCATCATCGGCTACCAGGTCGATAACGAAACGAAAGCCTATAATACGGCGGGGCCAGAGGTGCAAAAGCAGTTTGTGGCGTACATGAAAACCAAGTTTGGTACGCTGGAAGCCATTAATAAAGCGTTCGGTCTGGATTACTGGAGTAACCGGATTAATAGTTGGGAAGACTTTCCGTCGATGGTCGGTTCCATTAATGCGAGTCAGATCGCCGAATTTGCCAAGTTTCAGCGCAAACTGGTAACTGATTATTTAGCCTGGCAAACAAAAATCGTTAACGAATACAAACGGCCCGGGCAATTCGTTACGCAGAACTTTGACCTGGAGTGGCGGGGCTACTCCTACGGCATTCAGCCGGATGTCGACCATTTTGCGGCTGCCAAAGCCCTGGACGTAGCCGGTATCGATATTTACCATCCCACTCAGGATGCCCTGACGGGTACAGAAATAGCCTTTGGTGGGGACATTGCCCGGTCAATGAAAGTCGATGCGTCTAGCGGAAAAAATTACCTGGTTATTGAAACCGAGGCTCAGGGGTTTCCCGAATGGTTGCCCTATCCCGGCCAACTGCGCCTACAGGCCTTTAGCCACTTGGCTTCGGGCGCCAATATGCTCGAATACTGGCACTGGCATTCAACTCATAACGCGATAGAAACCTATTGGAAGGGTCTGCTAAGCCATGATTTCGAACCGAACCCGACCTATGACGAAGCCAAAACCATCGGCAAGGACTTTGCCCGATTAAGCCCTCAACTGGTCAATCTGAAGAAAACCAATCAGGTCGCTATTCTTTTCAGCAACGAAGCCCAGACGGCCTTCAATGCCTTTAAGTTTGGGTGGTATAGTCAGAATAATTACAACGACATCCTGCGGCCGATGTATGACGCGCTGTACCGCATGAATGTAGGAGTTGACTTTATCGACCCCAGCAGCCAGAACATCGAGCAGTATAAACTACTCGTCGTGCCAGCCCTCTATGCCGCCCCGGACAGCCTGTTACAACGGCTGAACCGGTTTGTTAAAAATGGCGGACACATTGTCTATACATTCAAAAGCGGCTTTTCGGACCAAAACGTCAAAGTGCGTACCACCCCGCAGCCCGGCCTCATCAGCGAAGCGCTAGGCATCACCTACACGCAGTTTACCATCCCCCAGAATGTATCGCTGAAAGGAGATCCCTTTGGTGTAGGCAGCGACAACAATAAGGTTAAAGGCTGGATGGAACTGGTAACCCCCACAACGGCAAAAGTGCTGGCCTATTACGACCATCCGGTTTGGGGTAAGTATGCCGCCGTTACGGAGAACACCTTCGGCAAAGGCCTGGCCACCTACATCGGCTGTTGGACAGATGGTGCCGTTACGGAGAAAATCCTGGCTGATGCGGTCAGGAAAGCGAATTTGTGGGGAGCTGCCCAGTTGCTACACTTCCCCCTGATTACCCGGCAAGGCACCAACGAACAGGGTAAAACGGTACACTACCTGTTCAACTATTCAGCTAAACCCGGCCAGCTGACTTATCCCTTTGCCAATGGCCGAGAGTTAATAAAGGGTGAAACCGTTCCGAAAAACAGTGTGTTGGACCTAGCCCCCTGGGGCGTAAAAATCATTGAGGAACAATAA
- a CDS encoding DUF6268 family outer membrane beta-barrel protein codes for MRLALLPSAVRLLWFLVAFLSAFIAQAQRPNLEVAGLEYRHSRLSNDSLKGHVNSVAAFLNFPILKTEKRMIGGRFQANNSQLDLPDKGAFSVTRLDLNLFWQRNYSETTKLQFFVQGGLYSDFVDISGEDMRYAIGGSYTIRHGPRLTSGSGVQYARQFFGYQINPFIAIHYDISDRLHLSGLLPIRPRLDYQLSESISWVNEISGNLTSYRLSHQSRHSQYVKVTQWYGLSSLAVMVKKRHKFSAGLGYDFRNQVQLYDNDSQPYWSIITFPIGKPTQPIADFNARGLRMQVSYHLVLNRNE; via the coding sequence ATGCGACTCGCCCTACTTCCCTCAGCCGTCCGACTACTCTGGTTCTTGGTGGCTTTTCTGAGTGCGTTCATAGCACAGGCCCAGCGGCCCAATCTGGAGGTTGCAGGTCTGGAATACCGGCATAGCCGCCTAAGCAACGATTCGCTGAAAGGCCACGTAAACAGCGTGGCCGCCTTTCTGAATTTTCCGATTCTGAAAACCGAAAAACGGATGATTGGGGGGCGTTTTCAAGCCAATAATAGCCAGCTCGACCTGCCCGACAAAGGCGCGTTTTCGGTCACCCGACTCGATCTCAATCTGTTCTGGCAACGGAATTACAGCGAAACCACCAAACTTCAGTTTTTTGTACAGGGCGGGTTATACTCTGATTTTGTCGACATCAGCGGAGAAGATATGCGGTATGCCATCGGTGGTAGTTACACGATTCGGCACGGCCCCAGGCTGACGAGTGGTTCGGGGGTTCAGTATGCCCGGCAATTTTTCGGTTATCAGATAAACCCGTTTATTGCCATCCATTACGACATCAGCGACCGCCTGCATCTGTCGGGTCTGCTACCGATACGGCCTCGTCTGGACTATCAGTTGAGCGAGTCGATAAGCTGGGTAAACGAAATCTCCGGTAACTTAACCAGCTACCGACTGTCGCACCAGAGCCGCCACAGCCAGTACGTTAAGGTGACGCAATGGTATGGACTAAGTTCGCTGGCCGTGATGGTAAAAAAGCGGCATAAGTTTTCGGCCGGGTTGGGCTACGATTTTCGGAATCAGGTTCAGTTATACGACAATGACAGTCAGCCTTACTGGTCGATCATTACGTTTCCCATCGGAAAACCTACCCAACCGATAGCCGATTTCAATGCCCGTGGCCTACGGATGCAAGTCAGTTATCACCTGGTGTTAAACCGAAATGAATGA
- a CDS encoding ABC transporter permease gives MSKAMSVNNKIAWVHLTSKIRQLIVAVLSVTFGISMYIFMNSFTSGVNDAQAELVFNTMAHIRVYNDLPKEARQLLPVPNGSDTVQFISNPKRIQYTEGIKNAEPIRDLLESIPDVVAVTEQLNENVFFHNGVSKVSGNLSGVDIENENQLFHTAQYMTEGDLYELERRSDGVILGTGLAYKISAQMGDIISLSTSDGILKTYKVVGLIETGSASVDKSRAIISIQAARQLLSKNQSYATDVLANVRHYNDARTTAKRVGASVSYKTEAWQEGNSQLESANVLRDILAITVSLTILIVAGFGIYNIMNMTVNEKMREIAILKAMGFDGKDIVQIFLVESIAIGFMGGLVGLLLGFLISAGVDRIPFKIASLTTLPIAYIPTDYVMALVFGLLTTFVAGYLPARKASKIDPVEILRG, from the coding sequence ATGAGTAAGGCCATGAGTGTCAACAACAAAATTGCCTGGGTCCATCTGACGTCCAAAATACGCCAGTTGATCGTGGCCGTACTGAGCGTTACGTTCGGGATCTCGATGTACATTTTCATGAACAGCTTCACCAGCGGGGTCAATGACGCCCAAGCGGAACTAGTTTTCAATACGATGGCCCACATCCGGGTATACAACGATCTGCCCAAAGAAGCTCGTCAGCTCCTGCCCGTTCCGAATGGGTCGGATACGGTTCAGTTCATCAGCAACCCCAAACGAATTCAGTATACGGAAGGCATCAAAAACGCCGAACCAATTCGGGACCTGCTGGAATCGATTCCCGACGTAGTGGCGGTTACAGAGCAGCTCAACGAAAACGTGTTTTTTCACAACGGCGTCAGCAAGGTAAGCGGCAACCTGTCGGGGGTCGATATTGAAAACGAAAATCAGTTGTTCCATACTGCTCAATACATGACGGAGGGCGATTTGTATGAACTGGAACGACGGAGCGACGGCGTGATTCTGGGAACGGGTCTGGCCTACAAAATCAGTGCTCAGATGGGCGACATCATCTCGCTCAGTACGTCCGACGGTATTCTGAAAACATACAAGGTGGTTGGTCTGATCGAAACCGGGTCTGCCAGCGTCGATAAATCCAGAGCCATTATTTCGATTCAGGCGGCCCGTCAGTTGTTGTCGAAAAACCAGAGTTATGCCACGGACGTACTGGCGAATGTGCGGCATTACAACGATGCCCGCACCACCGCCAAACGCGTTGGTGCCTCGGTTTCGTACAAAACCGAAGCCTGGCAGGAAGGCAACTCGCAACTGGAATCGGCCAACGTCCTCCGCGACATTCTGGCCATAACCGTCTCCCTGACAATCCTGATTGTGGCCGGATTCGGCATTTACAACATCATGAACATGACGGTGAATGAAAAAATGCGGGAAATCGCGATCCTCAAGGCGATGGGTTTCGACGGAAAAGATATTGTTCAAATCTTTCTGGTTGAGTCTATTGCCATCGGGTTTATGGGTGGATTGGTGGGGCTATTGCTGGGCTTTCTCATCTCGGCGGGCGTTGACCGGATTCCCTTCAAAATCGCGTCGCTCACGACGTTGCCCATTGCCTACATCCCCACCGACTACGTTATGGCGCTGGTGTTTGGGCTCCTGACGACGTTCGTCGCGGGTTATCTGCCCGCCCGTAAAGCATCTAAAATCGATCCCGTAGAAATCTTAAGAGGCTAA
- a CDS encoding ABC transporter ATP-binding protein has product MQPALSVNNIIKYFHDPETIQVLKGISFDVQPGEFLALIGKSGSGKSTLLYLLSTMDTDYEGTIQINGTRLTGRKQNELARFRNEHIGFVFQFHYLLPEFSVLDNVMLPALKLGKQPPEQIRKKALELLYMLDIKGHEDKKASRISGGQQQRVAIARALINDPAIIMGDEPTGNLDSKNTKVVFDIFRELARERGQTIIAVTHDDEFAANCNRVIEMVDGKIVGE; this is encoded by the coding sequence ATGCAACCTGCTCTTTCGGTCAACAACATCATCAAATATTTTCATGACCCCGAAACCATTCAGGTGCTGAAAGGAATTTCGTTCGACGTGCAGCCGGGCGAATTTCTGGCCCTGATCGGGAAATCGGGCTCCGGGAAATCGACGCTTCTGTATTTGCTATCCACGATGGATACGGATTATGAAGGTACGATTCAAATCAACGGCACCCGGCTCACGGGGCGTAAACAGAACGAACTGGCCCGGTTTCGGAACGAACACATCGGCTTTGTGTTCCAGTTTCATTATTTGTTGCCGGAGTTTTCGGTGCTGGATAACGTCATGTTGCCCGCCCTGAAACTAGGTAAACAGCCCCCGGAACAGATTCGGAAAAAAGCCCTGGAACTCCTGTACATGCTGGACATCAAAGGGCACGAAGACAAAAAAGCATCCCGTATTTCGGGTGGGCAGCAGCAACGAGTTGCCATTGCCCGGGCCCTAATCAACGATCCGGCGATTATCATGGGCGACGAACCAACGGGCAATCTAGACTCCAAAAATACCAAAGTGGTGTTCGATATTTTCCGGGAATTAGCCAGAGAACGCGGCCAAACCATCATTGCCGTCACGCACGACGATGAGTTTGCGGCCAATTGCAACCGGGTGATCGAAATGGTGGATGGTAAAATTGTTGGGGAGTAA
- a CDS encoding DUF2147 domain-containing protein produces the protein MQTISSLLAGFLLSLHLLTQSGSDPLTGKWTSDDKSRVIEFVKNGNAYDALIREADDKTLVGQKQIAGLITKDGKSFKNGTLFLIKKGKSAKCSARLLDGHTLEITGSVGLLSKSQTWTKL, from the coding sequence ATGCAAACAATCAGTTCCCTTCTGGCAGGATTTCTCCTGAGCCTGCACCTGCTGACCCAATCGGGCAGCGATCCACTTACGGGTAAATGGACTAGCGACGACAAAAGCCGGGTGATCGAATTTGTCAAAAATGGCAACGCCTACGACGCCCTGATTCGGGAAGCCGATGATAAAACGCTGGTCGGACAGAAACAAATCGCCGGGCTGATCACCAAGGATGGCAAGTCGTTTAAAAATGGCACGTTGTTCCTGATCAAGAAAGGCAAATCGGCCAAATGCTCGGCCCGGCTCCTGGATGGGCATACGCTTGAAATTACCGGCTCGGTGGGCCTCCTCTCGAAGTCACAAACCTGGACCAAGTTGTAA
- a CDS encoding TolC family protein, with the protein MRSDHSFTGNLLLALLWLLVPSMAVAQKQFGSLQEVFRYADQHALPLQTSRLQEQISRSAEKQAKAYRLPTISGSGAFTDNLTLQPTLVPEKLTNPSAPDNRYRELTFGKPFIYTTGIQAQWDMLNFQKWFAYKTASVQTHVAAVQTAQTRYAMYNQLASTYYALLLSQEIDTIYARNLATTSAIAQHVADKYAQGLVSEEQRNRAMIQQLQAERTLADIRTQYRQLAYDLQNQLNTTDSLTLTETWQQPAESASPVSFAPTHPAILLQQSMLQLATAQLSQSKSLLYPSLSVGYQYNYSWATGGFMDFANANQLPQQFLSVRLNVPIFTGFATREKISQSELSIKAQQLQLTQARNQVLQEDQTLLLQYGQNRGQLQKARQILTLQEQNDRHVQNRYDGGIISLDERLDKLNDLFKAQNDYVQSLSNYSVSQYKIFIRQLDFQHGQ; encoded by the coding sequence ATGCGTTCAGATCACTCATTCACCGGCAATCTCCTACTGGCTTTGCTCTGGCTACTGGTCCCGTCGATGGCGGTGGCCCAGAAGCAGTTCGGTTCTTTGCAGGAGGTGTTCCGATATGCCGATCAGCACGCCCTGCCCCTGCAAACGTCGCGGCTTCAGGAGCAGATCAGCCGTTCAGCAGAAAAGCAGGCGAAAGCGTATCGCCTGCCGACCATCAGCGGCAGCGGTGCGTTTACCGACAACCTCACGCTTCAACCCACGCTGGTTCCCGAGAAACTGACGAATCCTTCCGCTCCTGATAACCGCTATCGTGAACTGACGTTTGGCAAGCCGTTTATCTATACGACGGGCATTCAGGCCCAATGGGACATGCTGAATTTTCAGAAATGGTTTGCCTATAAAACGGCCAGCGTACAGACCCACGTAGCCGCCGTACAGACGGCCCAAACCCGCTACGCGATGTACAATCAGCTGGCCAGTACGTACTACGCCCTGTTGCTGAGTCAGGAAATCGACACCATTTATGCCCGAAATCTGGCAACCACATCGGCCATTGCCCAGCACGTAGCCGACAAATATGCCCAGGGATTGGTAAGCGAAGAACAGCGGAACCGCGCTATGATCCAGCAGCTACAGGCTGAACGTACCCTCGCCGACATCCGAACCCAGTATCGACAGTTGGCCTACGATCTTCAGAATCAACTGAATACTACAGATAGCCTTACCCTGACCGAGACCTGGCAGCAACCTGCCGAATCGGCGTCGCCCGTGTCGTTTGCCCCTACGCATCCGGCCATTCTGCTTCAGCAATCGATGCTTCAACTGGCAACAGCTCAGTTATCTCAAAGTAAATCGCTGCTGTATCCGTCCCTGTCGGTGGGGTATCAGTACAATTATTCTTGGGCCACCGGCGGGTTTATGGATTTCGCCAACGCCAACCAGCTACCCCAGCAATTCCTGAGTGTGCGGCTGAACGTACCGATCTTCACGGGTTTTGCCACGCGAGAGAAAATCAGCCAGTCGGAACTGAGTATCAAAGCCCAGCAACTGCAACTGACCCAGGCCCGGAATCAGGTTCTTCAGGAAGACCAAACACTACTGCTCCAGTACGGCCAGAACAGGGGGCAACTACAAAAAGCCCGGCAGATTCTGACCTTGCAGGAACAGAACGACCGCCACGTACAGAACCGCTACGACGGAGGCATTATCAGTCTGGACGAGCGGCTCGATAAGCTCAATGACCTCTTCAAAGCCCAGAACGATTACGTCCAGAGTCTGAGCAATTACAGTGTATCTCAATACAAAATCTTCATCCGTCAACTCGACTTTCAGCATGGTCAGTAA
- a CDS encoding efflux RND transporter periplasmic adaptor subunit, translated as MVSNHSFRQYASLAMCLWVLASCHTPEKTSPQRKTIEEAVFASGHMEQENEYVVAANVDGTLQQLSISEGDPVLAEAVLAHLKSDVPTNQLTEAKLIYTDAARNASTQSPQLSQLRVQIDQANAQLEQDRTNWQRYKTLRASNSVSQLDMEKAELQYKASASALDVLKKNYQELERSLKLQAATSRTQVNSQQSLLADYQLKATRPGQVLTVYKKEGELVRKGEVIARIGSGTRVLKLFVAEEDIAKIKLGQSASVQLNTYPDTVFKARLSKIYPAFDESQQSYVVEAQLLQPPAVLFSGTQLQANVVTGTRNNVLVIPAPYLSKGKYVTLESGDEKAIVTGYKSKDWVEVRSGISDKDVILRTNE; from the coding sequence ATGGTCAGTAATCATTCATTCCGCCAATATGCCAGCCTGGCTATGTGCCTTTGGGTGCTGGCTTCCTGCCATACCCCGGAGAAAACATCACCCCAGCGAAAAACAATCGAAGAAGCGGTCTTTGCCAGTGGACATATGGAACAGGAAAACGAATACGTCGTGGCGGCCAACGTGGATGGTACGCTCCAGCAGCTTTCGATTAGCGAAGGCGATCCGGTTCTGGCGGAAGCGGTGCTGGCCCACCTCAAAAGCGACGTTCCGACCAACCAGCTCACCGAAGCCAAACTCATTTATACGGATGCTGCTCGCAATGCCTCGACCCAATCCCCACAACTTAGCCAGCTCCGTGTGCAGATCGATCAGGCCAACGCCCAGCTTGAGCAGGATCGGACGAACTGGCAGCGATATAAGACCCTGCGCGCCAGCAATTCGGTGTCGCAACTGGATATGGAAAAGGCCGAGTTGCAGTATAAAGCGTCGGCCAGTGCGTTGGACGTACTGAAAAAAAACTATCAGGAACTGGAACGTTCGCTCAAACTCCAGGCCGCCACCAGCCGCACGCAGGTCAACTCGCAACAGTCGCTACTGGCTGATTATCAACTAAAAGCCACCCGGCCCGGACAGGTGCTGACCGTTTACAAGAAAGAAGGCGAGCTGGTTCGTAAGGGGGAAGTCATTGCCCGGATTGGTAGCGGAACCCGCGTACTGAAACTGTTTGTGGCGGAAGAAGACATCGCGAAAATCAAACTCGGCCAGTCGGCCAGCGTGCAGCTGAACACATACCCCGATACGGTTTTCAAGGCTCGTCTGTCGAAAATATACCCGGCTTTTGATGAAAGTCAGCAATCCTACGTCGTCGAAGCCCAGTTACTTCAGCCGCCTGCGGTGCTGTTTTCGGGCACTCAGTTACAGGCCAATGTCGTCACCGGCACCCGCAACAACGTACTGGTTATTCCGGCCCCTTACCTGAGCAAAGGCAAATACGTCACCCTTGAATCGGGCGATGAGAAAGCCATCGTTACAGGCTACAAAAGCAAAGACTGGGTGGAAGTTCGCTCGGGCATTTCGGACAAAGACGTCATTCTTCGCACCAATGAGTAA
- a CDS encoding LytR/AlgR family response regulator transcription factor gives MNVLIVEDEKHTAQLLKEIIEQDDDFLVTATLESIAETVAFLTRHHSKIDLIFLDIQLADGHSFAIFQYIDVAIPIIFCTAFDDYTLAAIQNNGINYILKPFREEEIHAALTRYKNLIASFSQKVINPALLVPPREKSYQESFLTQHREKSIVIYTKDIAAITIEYELVQLYTFSGERHPLLKNLEYIESVCNPHQFYRINRQMLINRNAIRSIEPYFNRKIVVKLVVPLAETAIVSRLKVAAFKDWLEKGS, from the coding sequence ATGAACGTATTGATTGTGGAAGATGAAAAGCACACGGCCCAGCTCCTGAAAGAAATCATTGAGCAGGACGACGACTTTCTGGTCACGGCTACGCTCGAATCCATCGCGGAAACTGTTGCTTTTCTGACCAGGCACCACAGCAAAATCGACCTGATCTTTCTGGATATTCAGCTCGCCGATGGGCACAGTTTCGCGATTTTTCAGTACATCGACGTAGCCATTCCAATCATTTTCTGCACCGCTTTTGACGATTATACGCTGGCGGCTATTCAGAACAACGGCATCAACTACATCCTGAAACCGTTCCGGGAGGAAGAAATACACGCGGCCCTGACGCGGTATAAAAACCTGATAGCCAGCTTTAGCCAGAAGGTCATCAATCCCGCTTTATTGGTCCCTCCCCGAGAGAAAAGTTATCAGGAAAGTTTCCTAACCCAACACCGCGAAAAATCCATCGTCATTTACACCAAAGACATTGCGGCCATCACGATTGAGTATGAACTCGTTCAGTTGTATACGTTCAGTGGAGAGCGGCACCCGCTCCTGAAAAATCTGGAATACATCGAGTCGGTTTGTAATCCGCATCAGTTTTACCGCATCAACCGGCAAATGCTCATCAACCGCAACGCCATCCGGTCAATTGAACCGTATTTCAACCGAAAAATCGTGGTTAAACTAGTCGTTCCCCTGGCAGAAACAGCCATCGTCAGCCGTTTGAAAGTGGCCGCGTTTAAAGACTGGCTCGAAAAGGGGAGTTAG